One window of the Anopheles cruzii chromosome 2, idAnoCruzAS_RS32_06, whole genome shotgun sequence genome contains the following:
- the LOC128268578 gene encoding uncharacterized protein LOC128268578, which translates to MDKQRRGLIFKTGLVLLFLQVASSLEITNLRVPSSYTIARAEKQEKDLVLGCDYDIDENDSKGFVLKWKHNDLQIYQWIPSRNPVVFSSFRGHLDTDYSESEDRLHKHSALKFITPMANHTGNYTCQVSTYQRMATKTAHLQIIVPETDFSLGFQRETNGSTLVFCNVGEIYPLPDVSLVIDDEKVTDVVVSEQVQDFTGYYNVSVQHILADQNKDMQIDCEVTIPATEYRLHTSMPYLGSGLQLTGATLPMVLCTLVTTVVARMLCAF; encoded by the exons ATGGATAAGCAGCGGCGGGGACTTATTTTTAAAACCGGATTAGTACTCCTTTTCCTGCAAG TCGCTAGCAGTCTCGAAATTACCAACCTTCGGGTGCCCAGCTCTTACACCATAGCGAGGGCCGAAAAGCAGGAGAAAGACCTCGTCCTCGGTTGCGACTACGATATCGACGAGAACGACTCGAAAGGATTCGTGCTCAAATGGAAACACAACGATCTGCAAATCTACCAATGGATCCCGTCGCGGAATCCGGTCGTATTT AGCTCATTCCGGGGGCATCTCGATACCGACTACTCCGAGTCGGAGGATCGGCTTCACAAACACAGTGCCTTAAAGTTTATCACGCCGATGGCCAACCATACGGGCAACTACACGTGCCAGGTGTCGACCTACCAACGGATGGCCACCAAAACGGCCCACCTGCAGATCATCGTACCGGAGACGGATTTTTCGCTCGGGTTTCAGCGCGAAACGAACGGCAGCACGTTGGTTTTCTGCAACGTCGGTGAAATCTATCCGCTGCCGGACGTGTCTTTGGT GATCGACGACGAGAAAGTGACGGATGTGGTGGTAAGCGAGCAAGTGCAAGACTTCACGGGCTACTACAACGTGAGCGTGCAGCACATCCTGGCGGACCAGAACAAGGACATGCAGATCGACTGCGAAGTGACGATACCGGCGACGGAGTACCGGCTGCACACCAGCATGCCTTATCTGG GTTCCGGCCTCCAGCTGACTGGGGCCACTCTGCCGATGGTGCTGTGTACGCTCGTCACGACGGTCGTAGCGAGGATGCTGTGCGCGTTCTAG
- the LOC128268577 gene encoding protein N-terminal asparagine amidohydrolase — protein sequence MVLVLNGIIQDERPINTHALFLEHPVYRETATQLLSIPTKTVGAPGLLYVCQREMAAVAPHDRNVNIIGSDDATTCIIVVVRHSGSGAIALAHLDGNGTDEAVSAMVARVQELAFGYPEGRIELQLIGGFGDPQGYAEDLFGTIMQSFHKHPLEIDLTQSCVGELNTIARDEVNWPIIYGVGVNIKTGEIFPATFPDKGPDIPLRLARHFTGSHQVLDIYDSAVGMLRIGPFNYDPLRGVDLWLAQSDEFILKHLSTSPDVEPPHFAMQVRATLRYIQDNQFPAVTVFRNNNPHYFRRDETTGCWSPVRY from the exons ATGGTGCTGGTCCTGAACGGAATCATACAGGACGAGCGTCCGATCAACACCCATGCGCTGTTCCTGGAACACCCGGTCTACCGCGAAACGGCCACACAGCTTCTCTCGATTCCGACCAAAACG GTTGGAGCCCCCGGGTTGCTGTACGTTTGCCAGCGGGAAATGGCGGCCGTAGCACCGCACGATCGCAACGTGAACATCATCGGATCGGACGACGCCACCACGTGCATCATCGTTGTCGTGCGGCACTCGG GATCCGGAGCGATAGCGTTAGCACATCTGGACGGGAACGGAACCGACGAGGCCGTATCGGCGATGGTGGCTCGCGTCCAGGAGCTCGCGTTCGGTTACCCGGAGGGCCGCATCGAGCTGCAGCTGATCGGAGGCTTCGGGGATCCGCAGGGCTACGCCGAGGATCTGTTCGGCACCATCATGC AATCGTTCCACAAGCATCCGCTCGAGATCGATCTAACGCAATCGTGCGTCGGCGAGCTCAACACGATCGCGCGCGACGAGGTCAACTGGCCCATCATCTACGGGGTCGGTGTGAACATAAAAACGGGCGAAATCTTTCCGGCCACATTCCCGGACAAGGGCCCGGATATTCCGCTCCGATTGGCCCGGCACTTCACCGGAAGCCACCAG GTGCTAGACATCTACGACTCCGCGGTCGGCATGCTGCGGATTGGACCGTTCAACTATGACCCGTTGCGCGGCGTCGACCTGTGGCTGGCGCAAAGCGACGAGTTTATTTTGAAGCATCTCTCCACCAGTCCGGATGTGGAACCGCCACACTTTGCCATGCAA GTCCGTGCCACGCTTAGATACATTCAAGATAACCAATTCCCGGCGGTGACCGTGTTCCGCAACAACAATCCACACTACTTTCGGCGGGACGAAACCACGGGCTGCTGGTCGCCGGTGCGATACTGA